DNA from Chryseomicrobium sp. FSL W7-1435:
CCAAACGGTCGAGCCAAGAATTCGTTTATAAATGAACAACGCTTCGTCATCTGGTAACAACAGTTCAAAACTTCCTTCCGTAAACATCGGAAGTTGTTTGCGCAATCGGATCAATTGCTGATAGAAAGCAAAGATAGAATCTGGATCATTCACAGCCTGCTCAGCGTTGATTTCTGCCGTGTTAGGGTTTTGTGCAAGCCAAGGCGTTCCCGTTGTGAATCCGCCTTGTGGCGTCCACTGCATCGGTGTCCTAGCGTTATCACGCCCTTTTACGTAGATGCGTTTCAAGATACTTTTCGGCTCTTCACCTGCAGCCAATCGTTCGTTGTACATGTTAAGTGTTTCAATATCTTTATAATGCGAAATGTCAGGTAGTTGGATATTCGTCATTCCAATTTCTTCACCTTGATAAATATAGGGAGTTCCTTTCATCCCGTGCAATACAAGTGCCAGCATTTTCGCTGAATGCACACGATAGGTGCCATCATTACCGAACCGTGAAACAATTCTTGGCTGGTCATGGTTGTTCCAATAAAGTGAATTCCACCCTTGTTCTTTTAGAGCAAGTTGCCACTTCTCAAAATTGCGTTTTAAATCTGGTAAGTAAAGATCCGTGTAATTCCATTTGCCTCCAGGACCACTGTCTAAGTCCATATGTTCAAATGTGAACACCATGTTCAATTCTTGTCGATCTTCGCTTGTGTAAAGCAAGGCATCCTCGGGCGATGCACCTGGCATCTCACCCACTGTTAGAATATCGTACTTGTTTAATACCTTCTCATTCATTTCTTGGAGATAGGTGTGAATCTCGGGTCCGTTCATGAAATACGGGCTACCGTCTCCGTAGTGAGAGCCTTCGTGCACAATGCCATCTGGCAGATCTTCATGCTTTGAGATGAAGTTGATGACGTCCATCCGGAAACCACCGATTCCCTTGTCGAGCCAGTAAGTCATCATATCGTAGACTTCTTGGCGAAGGGGCTCATGACGCCAGTTCAAATCAGGTTGTTTACGGGAGAAGAGATGCAAGTAATGCCAATCGTCTTCTGTGGATTCCCAAGCAGAGCCTGAGAACACGGACCCCCAATTATTTGGTGGATTTCCTTGCTTCCATATGTAATAGTTTCTATAAGGAGAGTCTGGTGATGATTTAGACTCTGTGAACCAAGCATGCTCATCAGAAGTATGGTTAACGACAAGATCCATCACCAATCGAATACCTCGTGCTTTGGCTTGCTCAATCAGTTGCTCTAAATCTTCCATCGTACCAAACTCTTCATGTATGTTTTGGTAGTCTCGAATATCGTAGCCATTGTCATCGTTCGGTGAATCGTAAACAGGGCTGAGCCAAATGACGTCAATACCTAAGTTTTGTAAGTAATCGAGTTTAGTAAGGATACCAGGGATATCCCCAATGCCATCTCCATTGCTGTCCATAAAGCTGCGTGGGTATATTTGGTATACGACGCTAGTTTTCCACCAAGGCTGTTGTTTCACGGCATTCACTCCCCCATTTTCTTTCTCTCATTCTACTGCTTTCAAAATGATTATGCAAGCGCTTGCACAAAATTCTTCTTACATAAAAAAACACGAACCCTTAGTTGGATTCGTGTCTGTCTTATCGTTTTACTAATTTCCAATTTCGTTTGGCAATTTGTTGGACGGGATCCCACACACCATTGTATGGTGGTGCGTAGCTCAAATCGAGATCTAAAAGTTCCCCTAAACACATCTTTTGGGTCAATGCGACGGCCAGCACATCTATGCGCTTGTCTACACCGTCTCCACCT
Protein-coding regions in this window:
- a CDS encoding alpha-glucosidase, with product MKQQPWWKTSVVYQIYPRSFMDSNGDGIGDIPGILTKLDYLQNLGIDVIWLSPVYDSPNDDNGYDIRDYQNIHEEFGTMEDLEQLIEQAKARGIRLVMDLVVNHTSDEHAWFTESKSSPDSPYRNYYIWKQGNPPNNWGSVFSGSAWESTEDDWHYLHLFSRKQPDLNWRHEPLRQEVYDMMTYWLDKGIGGFRMDVINFISKHEDLPDGIVHEGSHYGDGSPYFMNGPEIHTYLQEMNEKVLNKYDILTVGEMPGASPEDALLYTSEDRQELNMVFTFEHMDLDSGPGGKWNYTDLYLPDLKRNFEKWQLALKEQGWNSLYWNNHDQPRIVSRFGNDGTYRVHSAKMLALVLHGMKGTPYIYQGEEIGMTNIQLPDISHYKDIETLNMYNERLAAGEEPKSILKRIYVKGRDNARTPMQWTPQGGFTTGTPWLAQNPNTAEINAEQAVNDPDSIFAFYQQLIRLRKQLPMFTEGSFELLLPDDEALFIYKRILGSTVWYIVANFTDKTQTIKRKDISMLDSGYGVILANTQPTETAEGFELRAYDAFILSFEKGEDQ